In the genome of Arabidopsis thaliana chromosome 4, partial sequence, the window ACCAGTGTCCTCatcttttggttatatttcTGAAAATCCGATGCAAGAGAAGCATGTGAAGCATTCTCAAGAGCACACACTTGAGGAACAGCAGCATCTGGCCAGAGAAATTTCTCATCCTGTCAATCAGtttaaacaaaagagttaTTCCACCAATTACTGAATTCTAAATAGCAGGTAATTTGGTCAATTTTGGTAGGAAGAAATGTGAAAGGTGACTGTATGAAGAGGGAGAATATTTAGCGTGATAAAAATGATTGAAACGTTTAGCTAAGACCTTTCCATTTTCCGGCTTTGTGTCTTTCTCATCCTGTTCAAGATGAGATGCATCTGAACCCACCTTTGCTTCGTCGCCAGCCTGTTTGTTCTCAGGGATATAACATATGTGCTGGACTGCCTCCAGAAGCTTCCCCAAACACTTGTCACGATGAGCATCACCTGTTAGTGAATCAAACTTCTCTAAGATAGCATAATGCTCTGATGAAATACCCGCACCACTTCCAGGAGTTTCAGCCTTTAAAGAGGCGTCTTCCTCCCTTCTAACATCCACAGGACTTATGTTTACTTTCCGAAAAGATCTTTTGGCCTTCAACACATTTTCCTGGTCAACAAGCATATCCTCAGATTCAAGGTCCGGGAGATCACCCAATACGTTCATGGTCTTTTTGACAAGAACATCGATTTCACGTTGTTTTGAGTCTTCATAGTCTTTGTCAGTCAGCTTCCACAGCTTCTTTTCAACGGTATCATAGACCTTTCGTACAATAAATCCAGGGTTATTTTTGCGTTTTGGAAGTTGTTTATGGGCCGGgacaaaataaacaacacaTCTGTGCATCACAGATTCTGCTGGCACTTCATCACGATGGAAACTGTAGAAAAGTTCTCGTGTATCACTTGATTGCCAGTTTCCACCACCCcttttctctgcttcttcggGGCGATAAAACCACTGTCCCAGAATCATCATGCTTCCATCTTTAGTTTGGGTAATATCCTGTCAAAGAAGCATGTGTCATTATTTCAAAGCGGACGacacaacaaaaactaaaaagatgAATACAAAATTTAGCACACCAGCACCTTAATAATTGCAACATAtggtttttgacttttgtccTCAGGAACCAGCAACACCGGAACCTcctacacaaaaaaaagattataagaGAGACTAGAAGTAAATGGTTTCTAAAGTTTCAAGCTTTAAATCAACCAGACACTATGAACACTCATGAAAAACAAGTATACGATCCTAAACATTCAGGTGCAAGAGAAATCatgatgcaaaagaaaaacttccGAAGTCTCAAGACACGGTGCAGTCAGAACTAGAAATCTAAACAACATAAGCGAGAGAGAAACATTCCTCTGACACAGCAATGGATGTTCAACAAATGACAACAACCATGAGCGTATAAGACCAGTTATTGACAAAAGTTTCTGTTCAAAACccataaaaacataaactcttCCAGCAAACCCAAAGCGTTGATACATCATAATGTCACAGAGACATCAAAAAATCcttaaaaccctagatttcaATATCCACAACAATGTAATAGCAGCAAGCAATGCAGACtcaattgtaaaaaaaaatctcaaaccaAACCTCAATTCCAAATCCACAACAAGAAAACCCTGTAATCTCAACATGATCACAGcaatcaaaacccaaaattcatcaaactcaaccaaaatcaaaaaccctagagataaaacaaaactcaccAGATCATAAGTGTTACCATCATAAGCAAATTGGTTGAAATGAGTTCTTTTCCCTTTTCCTTTACCCGTAACATTAACCGAATCACCAACAGGACACGCATCATCaggcttctcttcttcttcttcgtcttcctcttcttcagcctccggatttgtttcttcctccGCCTGATCATCATCTCCCTCCGCCATATCCTCATCCTCCTTATTcccctttctcttcttcttcctatcCGCTTCCTTCTCTTCAAAATCTTCGTATAGCTTCACCGTCTTACGCTTCCTCCGTTTCCCCAAAGATTCCTCAGGACTCGCCGAGTTTCTTCCCTTAGACCTAGTAATCGGTacatcgtcttcttcgtcactCGACACTTGAGCAAATCGCCGAGACAACACCATTGCTTCCTCTTCCAGAATTATCAAAAAATTggatctttttatttgtttaatatgaGAAGTGGTTTCTCTCTGcctatttataatgttttcacttttcacttttcaccctatctcttttcttttaccaatttagtgagaaaaaaaattgtttacatCTATGACTATTTCGTAAATTAGTCCcttttttaaagggtttactagaaaattttcattgttagcttaaattatttttcttatacaatgaatatgaaattttttataattaattaaataaatggGTAAACTTATGTggttaattgattttttttttttgtattttcatcaaatatattaaatgtaTTTACACACCAAAATTATCCACTAACTTGAAATTgatgattaaaattaattttatacaaatatattttctaattatttttatagatGATATTCTACTAAAACTTATGACTGAATAAGACTCCTAAAATCAGATGGGCTTTATAAAACATATTGGGCCGGAAAAAAAAGTGTAACAGACATCATCTTTGTACCCAGCACAAAGGAAAATGGCCATAAACTACAATTAATGGGCCTGAACCTAAATGGGCCGATATTCTGCTTTTTGATAACTGATACGTGTTGTCTTAAAAGACACGTGACTTTAAAAGATTCAAGAGACGTGGCAAAACAGTAATCTCCTCTCTTGTACCGCTATTTCAGCGTAGAATAATCTTTTTCGTAGACATCACAGATTTTGGACACGTGGATGATTTATTAACCGTGAAGATTAAAAAAACGAGAAATATCTGGATTAACAATTTCCTGTGAATAATTACGATccacaaaaaagaatattaaaatcaaggaaaagaaatagtataattgaagaaaaaagctcGAATTTAAGAGAATCACAATTAAACCCAATTCAGGAAAAAGATTTCATCTTTGAGTTTTTCATTCATCTATCGGTTGTTTCCATTCTCAGGTTTCAGTCGAAAAttccctctctttcttttcgaTTTGATCTGGGTTTCATTGTACATAGCTCGATCTTCAAGTTTCGTCATCTGGGTCTTGTaaagttttagacttttagggTTGTTTTACTTGtgaagtttctctcttttctaatGGATTCTCTGGGTAATTGAtcgattagggtttaagattttAGCGGTGGGGAAAGCTGTTTGGTTCTAGAATTCTATCTTGATTAACGTCACTTGCAGCTTTCTCACAGGTTTTGGAATTGTACTaggttttgattgataatcATAGATTGGTAGTGATTTGGGAGTTTCTTGATTGTGTAATCATGGCGGAGGCTATTGGTGCTGTATCTTTGGTGGGTCATCGACCTTCAATTGTGAGGATTACAGTGAAGAATGAATTGAAAACGCAGAAATCACAGAGCATTGTTCGCTTTCCGGTGAAGGTAGATTATAGTGCGAAAGGTGTTCTCTCTCATTTGATGACGCAGAGTGTGAAAAAGAATCGAATGTCGGTGTTTCCGATCAGGGCTCTTGCTATGGAATTgacgaaagagaagaagaaagacgatCGGTTACCGAAAACTTGGAATTATCTTGATTCTGGTGCTGATGATAAGCCTAGTTTATGGCCTCCTGAGAACAAAGCTGATAAGCCTTCATTGCATAATCCTTTACTTAGGCAAGAGCGGATGGGTTGTGGTTGGTTAGGTGCTATATTTGAGTGGGAAGGAGTATTGATTGAAGACAATCCTGACTTGGATAACCAATCATGGCTTACTTTAGCTCAAGAAGAAGGGAAATCTCCTCCTCCGGCTTTTATGCTCAGACGTGTCGAAGGGATGAAGAACGAGCAGGCCATATCTGAGGTTCTGTGTTGGTCGAGAGATCCTGTTCAAGTGAGAAGGATGGCTAAGCGTAAAGAAGAGATCTTTAAAGCTCTACATGGAGGAGTGTATAGACTAAGAGATGGGTCGCAGGAATTTGTCAATGTCTTGATGAATAATAAGATCCCTATGGCTTTGGTATCGACTCGTCCTCGGGAAACATTGGAGAATGCAGTTGGATCGATAGGTATCAGAAAGTTCTTCAGTGTGATAGTTGCATCGGAAGATGTTTACAGAGGTAAACCAGATCCTGAGATGTTCATTTACGCAGCACAGCTTCTTGATTTCATACCGGAACGTTGCATTGTATTTGGAAACTCAAACCAGACCATAGAGGCAGCTCACGATGGGAGGATGAAATGTGTGGCTGTGGCGAGTAAACACCCGATTTATGAGCTTGGTGCAGCTGAGCTGGTGGTAAGAAGACTAGACGAGTTATCGATTATCGATTTGAAGAAACTTGCTGATACCGATTTGACAGAGTTCGAACCGGAATTGGAGATGGAAAAGGAAGATGAGCGTGAGCTGCCTTCATCGGCTGTAGCAGTTGATGATTTCTGATGGAAGTGATCTTCTGTAATGTTGTACAGTTTTATGGATTTGGATTCTTCCTCGTGTAATTCACAAAATGTTATAGTTTCTGTGTATAATTGGAACAAGTTAAACGAGggataaatataaaatgtataCTCCTAGTTTTAATGTTGTGTACGTTATATATCATTTGATTTGAACATTTTAGCTGATCATTCGTTcgaaacaacaaacaaagcttttcaatattttagtacatttgattaatttttcaaGCTTCTGAGTTTGCGAAGCTGATAGTCTTGAGCGATGATTAGTGTTTTAAGATTCTTCCATTGACTAAACGCAAACTGAAATGAGTCCTCAGTTTTATAGCACCAGACCGGTAAAACAAGCTTCTCTATGTTTGGCATcctgagaaacaaaacaaacaaatgagatCCTCCTCTTGTATACGACTTTAACTATGattcattaaataaaagatgaaagtTACCTCTCAGCAGCAAACATGAGATCCTCTGTTTGTACATAGGAATTGAAGTGAAAGAACAAATTCTTCGGGTTCATGCGGCTCAAACGGAGGTTGAGATCACCAAGCTGAGCCGCATGAACCTGGAgaatttgttctttgttgacgttttcaaaacatgaacataattttatcaaatgaaACATATAGTAACATACACATCTTATATATAGCAGtgtttttatatgtaagaggcacatatataagaaaaatattgcTTGTGAAATAGAATCGGTAACGTTTTCTGAAAAAACAGCCAACAAATCTTTTCAGAAATATCAGAATTCAAGTTCCTTTATCTCATCATTCCGCCAAACCTCAGCGAGATAAGACAATGAGTAGCGACAACGATCTTTGCAAATCATACAATCGTGAGGACATGTGATAAATTTCTCAAGCTTCTGAGTGGCGGCTGTTATAACATAATTGTCTATAGATTTCGCTATAGGAAGAAAATAATCATACGGGTTTTTGCAATGTGAAACATTAAGAATCGTGAGGTTTGGAAGGCCGGTGATAAACCTGTAAACTGCTATAGAACTGACCAAAAAGCATCGTAAACTCAACCTCTTGAGGCTATGGAGGTAAGACACTATTTCCCTGGACGTGTATTCTTCCAAACGACCCAAATATTTTAAGTTGGTTAGGTTACTACAGCTCTCCCCCACAGCTTTAAAGTCGAATCTCCCGCTGAAAGAGTGTTCATGAGCGATGATCAATGTTTTAAGATTCTTCCATTGACTGAATGCAAACCGCAATGACTTCTCGTTTTGATAGCACCAGATTGGTAAAGCAAGTTTCTCTATATTTGGCATcctgagaaacaaaacaaaaccaaaaaaaacaaaattgtatgaGAGGCACGTCATTCAAGAAAATCTGACTAGATGGTTGGTGAGGTTTACTTCTCAGCAGCGAACTTGAGACCATTTTCCTGTATATAGGAATTGAAGTTAAAGAACAAATTCTTGGGGGCCATGCGGCTCAACTTGCTGATCTCAACTAATAGATTCATGAGACTTATGCTGCCTTCTACTTCAAAAAAGTCAAGAAAGAACCGAGAGATGATCTTAGTCAAAAGATTCGTAAGGCCATGTTTATGGTCAACCGGGTgcttgtaaaagaaaattggtcTTTCTTTATCCTTAAAGTTGAAAATGCGGGAGACATCTAACTCTTGGAGATTGGTGAGGTCGACCGTGTTCCACAGAGTTTTATTGTGAGAAGCAAGGAACCAAGAGATGCAGACACGTGAAGCTCCCATGGTAATGTCCATCACGTCGAGCTTATTGAAAATAAGTTCAAGTATGTCTTTGTTTAGATCTGCCCATTCTGAAACTTCTCCTGAAGTACTTTCTACCTTCGTCATCACGTTACTACTACATACAGAAACAAGAGATAAAAAGGTTGAAAACATTGAATACAAATCttgttgaagagaaagagaggattttcattatcaaacaaaagaagagtaaGTCAATGGTAATAACATATAGAAGCAATACATTGTAGTGTCTTGCAAGATAATGCTACAGAAGTTCCAGTATTACATATTTACAACACCAGAACAGCAACACTACTTCTGTAGTTCTACTCctcttttgtttagttttgtgCTATAAAGAAATAGAAGTAAACAACCAATGGTGCTACAACTATGTTATGGTAAAAAGGATCTAATTAAGGTTCGAATAGTCTGTGCTTGTAAGCACTCACTATTCGGTCATGATTTGAGATTCAATTGTAAGCAACTTATCTACTTAGAAAAGGTATTGTAAAATCCTTTCTCcgaaaacaataacaaacaGAACACCAATTCAAGCAAAGCATCATACAAGGCAATATATTCAaacgaaaataataaatgaatagGAATGATTCACAATCTATAGCAAGGAGATGGAATTAAAGAACTACCTTGCTTAGGTCTTAGGTCATGTTCGTGGAGAGTTGTGGCTAAGAGGATAACTAGGGTTTTTTCGTTTTGccaaaaaagttaaaaataccGAAAATATCCCACGCTTCCGAGTTATTAATCATACTATATGGGCCTATTGGCAACTACTTGGTCAGTTACTTGTTCGGACCAAGGCGGGTCACAAGtacttaaaaaatattaagtaCTCGCCTTGTGCGCAGGGCTATTGTTGCCTCTCTATTTCAACTTATAAAGAACAGGAAACGTAGAgatatttagggtttctctaAACAAGAGTGAGCGGTCAGGACCATGACGACAAGTCAATTCAAGAAGAGTAAATTAATAGAGAACAATTCTCAGTCTCTTGAAATCTTAAAAGAGAAGAACTTCAATGATGTTCCTTTGGACGTAGCCATAGAGATATTTATGAGATTGCCTGTGAAATCCGTAGCTAGGTTTCTCCTACTCTCAAAGTTTTGGGCCGAAATTATCCGAAGTAGACATTTCATCACGTCTTTCCAGGTTAGGTCTTCGTTGCAGCCGCGTCTACTAGTCGtgtttattgatttaaataaacaaTGGAACTGCGAAGATTGGTACTTCTTCTCGCTCTCTTCATCAACAACGTCTTATCTATCACGTGTTACATGTCCCTTTCCAGATTATGTGCACTATTCTCATTATGTTAATGGCTTGATAAGCCATGGATATGGTCTAGAGAAATTCATAACTAACCCTAGCACCGGTAAATCCACAGTTTTAGGGAGAGTCCAAACCAATAGTAAGGTTGCGCAATGTTTTTTGGGGTATGATCCGGTTAATGATGAATACAAACTATTGGTATTGTGCATGAAGGAAAAAATGCAACGTCATGACGGTCGAACTCGAATATTACAACTATCATCTCAACATCAAGTATTCCCATTGGGAGTTAAAAAGAAACCATGGAGAATGATTGATTATACAACTCCTCACGGTCCTGTGCTGAACAGTGTGTGCATAGATGGTGTTTTATATTATGTTGCTTTTACGGGCGAAGATTTGTCACAGCTGAGCTTAATGAGATTCGATTTGGGGTCTGAAAAGTTGGATCTTTTTACTAGTTTACCCGCGGACTTTCCAGCTGCATTTCTACATGGTTTCACTTTGATGAGGTACAAGGGGAAAGTAGCCTTAGCCactaaaactttatttattgGTATTGAAGTGTGGGTTTTGGATCAGCAAGCCGAAATTCATGGATGGTTGAAGAAAAGTTTCAGTATCAAAGGTGTTAGGAGGTGgttattttgtgatttatttaTCACAGGCACTACTCATACAGGTGAGTTTATTTTGGCACCACGGTTCTATTCTAATAGCTTTTATGTTATCTATTACAATCCCGACACgaaaagtttaagaaaaaccAAGGTTGAAGTACACGGAGGCTATGACTTCAAGCATCGGGAAACAAAAGCAATGGTTTTTCCGGATTATGTAGAGACTGTTCGGTTGTTGTAGGAGACACAGTTTCATGCTTTGGTAACAAAGACTGATCCAAATTGTAAGGTAACGGGAAATCTGATATTTAGATCTACGATTATTACATAGTTTGGCCGCTAAAAAACGGATTATAATTGTACGCGGTCCCAAAGGCACACACTCACGAACTCAGCTTACTACACAGTATTGGTAATACAATACTAATGAGCTTTTATTTGTCTAATTATGCAATCTTGCCTTGCTTAAGCAGTAACTCCCAACAACTTCTTCACATCCTTCTGCAATTGCGAAACAACGATTTGACAAGCAATTAGAAACTTTGTGGctctaaacaaaactcaagcTTTTGATGATTACATGTGATAGAGACATTACCTCAATGCTGAGAGGTGAGGTAGTTGGTGCGAAACGATCGACAACATTTCCATCTTTGTCAACCAAGAACTTTGCGAAGTTCCACTTAATGCCGTCTCCAAAGAGCCCGCCTTTGCTTGATTTCAGAAACTTGTAGACTGGGGCAGCTTTGTCACCGTTAACATCAACCTGCATTACATAGTGCAAAGGTAGAATCAACTCCAAGTAGAGAACTTATACTCAAAACGAAACATTATCTGAAAATGAGTCACTGATACTCAGACTACATCATCCAATTCCAAAAATTATTCAGTGATGCTCTAAGAGCTAGCAACATTCTCACATATCTTCGTCTCGTGTGTCAAGAAAAGTTGTTACCTTGTCGAAAATCGGGTACTCAGCCTTGAAACGAGTACAAGCAAACTGAACAATCTCTTCATTAGTACCAGGCTCTTGATTCCCAAACTGGTTACACGGAAACGCAAGAATCTCGAAACCTAAATCAAAAATTGCAACCATCAACAATAACAAACACGATGATAAACCATGATCACaaacaaacatgaaacaactagtaacaaaattatataccATGGCCTTTGTACTTCTCATACAGCTGCGCAAGCTCAGTATAATTCGAATTAGTCAAGCCACTGCAGAAGAATCAAATCACCAAAGAAACTAAGTCACTAAAACCAATGAATCTATGATCACATCTAAACGTTACAAAATCGAAATCTTACCATTGAGAAGCAACGTTCACAATCAAAAGAACCTTCCCTTTGTAGATGCTTAGATCAACATCGTTTCCCTTAGCATCCTGATCCAATAAATCAATCAATACCAAATCCCAAATCCGatcaacaaattcaaatttccGAAATAGTCAAAGATTAAACTCAGAGAATCAAACGTAATCAAATCGcaagagaatcaaagaaaaggaTCATTTGAATCGAACCTTGACGGTGAAATCGTAAAGAGATTTGGGTTCGGAAGAAGCAGCCATTGAATGCTCCGATCTAGATAGTTTAGCTCCCGTTGTAGAAATTGGAAGAGAAATAATCCGATGAGAATTGAAAAGTGGTTTCGCAGAATCGAAtcgttt includes:
- a CDS encoding bromo-adjacent homology (BAH) domain-containing protein (bromo-adjacent homology (BAH) domain-containing protein; FUNCTIONS IN: DNA binding; INVOLVED IN: transcription; LOCATED IN: cellular_component unknown; EXPRESSED IN: 26 plant structures; EXPRESSED DURING: 15 growth stages; CONTAINS InterPro DOMAIN/s: Bromo adjacent homology (BAH) domain (InterPro:IPR001025), Transcription elongation factor S-II, central domain (InterPro:IPR003618); BEST Arabidopsis thaliana protein match is: Bromo-adjacent homology (BAH) domain-containing protein (TAIR:AT2G25120.1); Has 30201 Blast hits to 17322 proteins in 780 species: Archae - 12; Bacteria - 1396; Metazoa - 17338; Fungi - 3422; Plants - 5037; Viruses - 0; Other Eukaryotes - 2996 (source: NCBI BLink).), which encodes MVLSRRFAQVSSDEEDDVPITRSKGRNSASPEESLGKRRKRKTVKLYEDFEEKEADRKKKRKGNKEDEDMAEGDDDQAEEETNPEAEEEEDEEEEEKPDDACPVGDSVNVTGKGKGKRTHFNQFAYDGNTYDLEVPVLLVPEDKSQKPYVAIIKDITQTKDGSMMILGQWFYRPEEAEKRGGGNWQSSDTRELFYSFHRDEVPAESVMHRCVVYFVPAHKQLPKRKNNPGFIVRKVYDTVEKKLWKLTDKDYEDSKQREIDVLVKKTMNVLGDLPDLESEDMLVDQENVLKAKRSFRKVNISPVDVRREEDASLKAETPGSGAGISSEHYAILEKFDSLTGDAHRDKCLGKLLEAVQHICYIPENKQAGDEAKVGSDASHLEQDEKDTKPENGKDEKFLWPDAAVPQVCALENASHASLASDFQKYNQKMRTLVFNLKNTALLARRLLNGELEPATILNMSPTELKEGLTADETTKKEPDDADRMQMTSVRCSRCSQLTVGLRDIIQAGHGDRYQLECVDCGYSWYASRDEVSTLTIVTDKPAQGTEKEDIEKNLTSPRETNKPKDEALKTNDSNADNNPEASKKPE
- a CDS encoding bromo-adjacent homology (BAH) domain-containing protein yields the protein MVLSRRFAQVSSDEEDDVPITRSKGRNSASPEESLGKRRKRKTVKLYEDFEEKEADRKKKRKGNKEDEDMAEGDDDQAEEETNPEAEEEEDEEEEEKPDDACPVGDSVNVTGKGKGKRTHFNQFAYDGNTYDLEVPVLLVPEDKSQKPYVAIIKDITQTKDGSMMILGQWFYRPEEAEKRGGGNWQSSDTRELFYSFHRDEVPAESVMHRCVVYFVPAHKQLPKRKNNPGFIVRKVYDTVEKKLWKLTDKDYEDSKQREIDVLVKKTMNVLGDLPDLESEDMLVDQENVLKAKRSFRKVNISPVDVRREEDASLKAETPGSGAGISSEHYAILEKFDSLTGDAHRDKCLGKLLEAVQHICYIPENKQAGDEAKVGSDASHLEQDEKDTKPENGKDEKFLWPDAAVPQVCALENASHASLASDFQKYNQKMRTLVFNLKNTALLARRLLNGELEPATILNMSPTELKEGLTADETTKKEPDDADRMQVF
- a CDS encoding Haloacid dehalogenase-like hydrolase (HAD) superfamily protein (Haloacid dehalogenase-like hydrolase (HAD) superfamily protein; FUNCTIONS IN: hydrolase activity, catalytic activity; INVOLVED IN: metabolic process; LOCATED IN: cellular_component unknown; EXPRESSED IN: 24 plant structures; EXPRESSED DURING: 15 growth stages; CONTAINS InterPro DOMAIN/s: Haloacid dehalogenase-like hydrolase (InterPro:IPR005834); BEST Arabidopsis thaliana protein match is: Haloacid dehalogenase-like hydrolase (HAD) superfamily protein (TAIR:AT3G10970.1); Has 9886 Blast hits to 9886 proteins in 1971 species: Archae - 106; Bacteria - 8631; Metazoa - 63; Fungi - 26; Plants - 330; Viruses - 0; Other Eukaryotes - 730 (source: NCBI BLink).), yielding MAEAIGAVSLVGHRPSIVRITVKNELKTQKSQSIVRFPVKVDYSAKGVLSHLMTQSVKKNRMSVFPIRALAMELTKEKKKDDRLPKTWNYLDSGADDKPSLWPPENKADKPSLHNPLLRQERMGCGWLGAIFEWEGVLIEDNPDLDNQSWLTLAQEEGKSPPPAFMLRRVEGMKNEQAISEVLCWSRDPVQVRRMAKRKEEIFKALHGGVYRLRDGSQEFVNVLMNNKIPMALVSTRPRETLENAVGSIGIRKFFSVIVASEDVYRGKPDPEMFIYAAQLLDFIPERCIVFGNSNQTIEAAHDGRMKCVAVASKHPIYELGAAELVVRRLDELSIIDLKKLADTDLTEFEPELEMEKEDERELPSSAVAVDDF
- a CDS encoding RNI-like superfamily protein (RNI-like superfamily protein; BEST Arabidopsis thaliana protein match is: RNI-like superfamily protein (TAIR:AT3G48880.2); Has 189 Blast hits to 187 proteins in 18 species: Archae - 0; Bacteria - 0; Metazoa - 12; Fungi - 0; Plants - 177; Viruses - 0; Other Eukaryotes - 0 (source: NCBI BLink).): MTKVESTSGEVSEWADLNKDILELIFNKLDVMDITMGASRVCISWFLASHNKTLWNTVDLTNLQELDVSRIFNFKDKERPIFFYKHPVDHKHGLTNLLTKIISRFFLDFFEVEGSISLMNLLVEISKLSRMAPKNLFFNFNSYIQENGLKFAAEKMPNIEKLALPIWCYQNEKSLRFAFSQWKNLKTLIIAHEHSFSGRFDFKAVGESCSNLTNLKYLGRLEEYTSREIVSYLHSLKRLSLRCFLVSSIAVYRFITGLPNLTILNVSHCKNPYDYFLPIAKSIDNYVITAATQKLEKFITCPHDCMICKDRCRYSLSYLAEVWRNDEIKELEF
- a CDS encoding F-box associated ubiquitination effector family protein (F-box associated ubiquitination effector family protein; CONTAINS InterPro DOMAIN/s: F-box domain, cyclin-like (InterPro:IPR001810), F-box domain, Skp2-like (InterPro:IPR022364), F-box associated domain, type 3 (InterPro:IPR013187), F-box associated interaction domain (InterPro:IPR017451); BEST Arabidopsis thaliana protein match is: F-box and associated interaction domains-containing protein (TAIR:AT5G15660.1); Has 1223 Blast hits to 1182 proteins in 36 species: Archae - 0; Bacteria - 0; Metazoa - 0; Fungi - 0; Plants - 1223; Viruses - 0; Other Eukaryotes - 0 (source: NCBI BLink).): MTTSQFKKSKLIENNSQSLEILKEKNFNDVPLDVAIEIFMRLPVKSVARFLLLSKFWAEIIRSRHFITSFQVRSSLQPRLLVVFIDLNKQWNCEDWYFFSLSSSTTSYLSRVTCPFPDYVHYSHYVNGLISHGYGLEKFITNPSTGKSTVLGRVQTNSKVAQCFLGYDPVNDEYKLLVLCMKEKMQRHDGRTRILQLSSQHQVFPLGVKKKPWRMIDYTTPHGPVLNSVCIDGVLYYVAFTGEDLSQLSLMRFDLGSEKLDLFTSLPADFPAAFLHGFTLMRYKGKVALATKTLFIGIEVWVLDQQAEIHGWLKKSFSIKGVRRWLFCDLFITGTTHTGEFILAPRFYSNSFYVIYYNPDTKSLRKTKVEVHGGYDFKHRETKAMVFPDYVETVRLL
- the GPX6 gene encoding glutathione peroxidase 6 (glutathione peroxidase 6 (GPX6); FUNCTIONS IN: glutathione peroxidase activity; INVOLVED IN: response to oxidative stress, response to cadmium ion, response to salt stress, response to metal ion; LOCATED IN: cytosol, mitochondrion, chloroplast, plasma membrane; EXPRESSED IN: 26 plant structures; EXPRESSED DURING: 14 growth stages; CONTAINS InterPro DOMAIN/s: Thioredoxin fold (InterPro:IPR012335), Thioredoxin-like fold (InterPro:IPR012336), Glutathione peroxidase (InterPro:IPR000889); BEST Arabidopsis thaliana protein match is: glutathione peroxidase 7 (TAIR:AT4G31870.1); Has 7601 Blast hits to 7600 proteins in 1766 species: Archae - 2; Bacteria - 3728; Metazoa - 790; Fungi - 210; Plants - 383; Viruses - 8; Other Eukaryotes - 2480 (source: NCBI BLink).) — encoded protein: MLRSSIRLLYIRRTSPLLRSLSSSSSSSSSKRFDSAKPLFNSHRIISLPISTTGAKLSRSEHSMAASSEPKSLYDFTVKDAKGNDVDLSIYKGKVLLIVNVASQCGLTNSNYTELAQLYEKYKGHGFEILAFPCNQFGNQEPGTNEEIVQFACTRFKAEYPIFDKVDVNGDKAAPVYKFLKSSKGGLFGDGIKWNFAKFLVDKDGNVVDRFAPTTSPLSIEKDVKKLLGVTA